A window of Balearica regulorum gibbericeps isolate bBalReg1 chromosome Z, bBalReg1.pri, whole genome shotgun sequence contains these coding sequences:
- the SPINK4 gene encoding serine protease inhibitor Kazal-type 4 produces MPVRDLLLLLLVVALVTSVAAGGAEVNEGSGLRRPVCGDMVELQACPLLLLPVCGTDGNTYANECQLCVQKMKTRQDIRILKDGECQDI; encoded by the exons ATGCCTGTgagggacctgctgctgctgctgctggtggtggcacTGGTGACTTCTGTTGCTGCTGGTG GGGCAGAGGTGAACGAAGGGAGTGGCCTGAGAAGG CCGGTGTGTGGAGACATGGTCGAGCTGCAGGCCTGCCCTCTCCTGCTCTTGCCTGTCTGTGGGACTGATGGGAACACCTACGCCAATGAATGCCAGCTCTGTGTGCAGAAAAT GAAAACCAGGCAAGACATCCGGATTTTGAAAGACGGGGAGTGTCAAGATATCTGA
- the HEMGN gene encoding hemogen, with translation MESLGEDSAYSDSSLQPSAAHEEYAVPDVIITRRLRDRELLRKRKAEAEEKDSIQWVLREQERSKRQRRGRGARRGRGRQQLVEPSLESGPEPESQPGPQEEAEPAPPEPAPPEPVHQEELPVLTIQDVVSEMQPDEMEGELAAMDLTAVELADSIQDPIGEVELLKPAEAEIPEALNAAVESEEQDNDFNTHVLF, from the exons ATGGAGAGTTTAGGCGAAGACAGTGCTTACTCGGACTCTTCCCTGCAACCCTCTGCAGCACATGAGGAGTATGCTGTGCCAG ATGTCATCATCACTCGCCGCTTGAGAGACCGGGAGCTGCTCCGGAAGCGAAAAGCAGAAGCCGAGGAGAAAGATTCAATTCAATGGGTTCTGAG ggagcaggagaggagcaaacggcaaaggagaggcagaggagccAGGCGTGGACGGGGCCGCCAGCAGCTGGTGGAGCCCAGCCTGGAGTCAGGACCGGAGCCAGAGTCCCAGCCTGGCCCCCAGGAGGAGGCTGAGCCAGCACCTCCAGAGCCAGCACCACCTGAGCCGGTGCATCAAGAAGAGCTGCCTGTGCTAACCATCCAGGACGTGGTCAGTGAGATGCAACCAGATGAGATGGAGGGGGAGCTGGCTGCAATGGATCTGACAGCGGTGGAGCTGGCTGACAGCATCCAGGATCCCATAG GTGAAGTGGAGTTGCTGAaaccagcagaagcagaaataccAGAAGCTTTGAATGCTGCCGTGGAAAGTGAAGAGCAGGATAATGATTTCAACACACAtgttctcttttaa